A genomic region of Rhizomicrobium sp. contains the following coding sequences:
- a CDS encoding cytochrome P450, with product MNIAVNALEKDARDAAYALPLDKIDVAQGILFKTDTMWPYFERLRREDPVHYCADSEFGPYWSITKYNDIMAVDTNHQVFSSDFTYGGITIGGGAANQEPLPMFIAMDPPRHDIQRKVVTPVVSPANLQYLGPIIRERAGKILDSLPIGEKFDWVDKVSIELTTMTLATLFDFPFEERRKLTYWSDVVTAVPGFGLVDTLEQKMAILQEYHAYFTNLWNERVNATEARGDLISMLAHNPATRNMEPREYFGNVVLLTVGGNDTTRNTITGSVLALNQNPDQYAKLRANPDLISSMVSETIRWQTPLAHMRRTATQDIEFQGKQIKKGDKVVMWYVSGNRDETVIDRPNDYIVDRENPRRHISFGFGIHRCVGNRLAELQLQIIWEEIFKRFPVIEVVGEPQRVYSTFVKGYEHLDVVIPKRL from the coding sequence ATGAACATCGCCGTCAACGCGCTCGAGAAAGACGCCCGCGACGCCGCCTATGCGCTGCCGCTCGACAAGATCGACGTGGCGCAGGGCATCCTGTTCAAGACCGACACGATGTGGCCCTATTTCGAGCGCCTGCGCCGCGAAGACCCGGTGCACTACTGCGCCGACAGCGAGTTCGGCCCGTACTGGTCGATCACCAAGTACAACGACATCATGGCGGTCGATACCAACCACCAGGTGTTCTCCTCCGATTTCACCTATGGCGGCATCACGATCGGTGGCGGGGCGGCGAACCAGGAGCCGCTGCCGATGTTCATCGCGATGGACCCGCCGCGCCACGACATCCAGCGCAAGGTGGTGACGCCGGTCGTGTCGCCGGCCAATCTGCAATATCTCGGCCCCATCATCCGCGAGCGCGCCGGCAAGATCCTCGATTCGCTGCCGATCGGCGAAAAGTTCGACTGGGTCGACAAGGTCTCCATCGAGCTGACGACGATGACGCTCGCCACGCTGTTCGATTTCCCGTTCGAGGAGCGGCGCAAGCTCACCTACTGGTCCGACGTGGTCACCGCCGTGCCGGGCTTCGGCCTCGTCGACACGCTCGAGCAGAAGATGGCGATTCTGCAGGAATACCACGCCTATTTCACGAATCTGTGGAACGAGCGGGTCAACGCGACCGAGGCCAGGGGCGATCTGATCTCGATGCTGGCGCACAATCCGGCGACGCGGAACATGGAGCCGCGCGAATATTTCGGCAACGTCGTCCTGCTCACCGTCGGCGGCAACGACACGACGCGCAACACGATCACCGGCAGCGTGCTGGCGCTGAACCAGAACCCCGACCAATACGCCAAGCTGCGCGCCAATCCGGACCTGATCTCCTCGATGGTGTCGGAGACCATCCGCTGGCAGACCCCGCTCGCCCATATGCGCCGCACCGCGACGCAGGACATCGAATTCCAGGGCAAGCAGATCAAGAAGGGCGACAAGGTCGTGATGTGGTACGTCTCGGGCAATCGCGACGAGACGGTGATCGACCGCCCCAACGACTACATCGTCGACCGCGAGAATCCGCGCCGCCACATCTCCTTCGGCTTCGGCATCCACCGCTGCGTCGGCAACCGGCTGGCGGAGCTTCAGCTCCAGATCATCTGGGAAGAGATCTTCAAGCGTTTCCCGGTGATCGAAGTGGTGGGCGAGCCGCAACGCGTCTACTCGACCTTCGTCAAGGGTTACGAACATCTCGACGTGGTGATTCCGAAACGCCTGTGA
- a CDS encoding 2Fe-2S iron-sulfur cluster-binding protein has translation MPKIKYIEHNGREHEVEVPEGYSVMEGAVKNMIPGIDADCGGACACATCHVFVDPAFEAKIPPKTDMEETMLDFAPEIAPNSRLSCQIKVTKELDGLIVRMPHSQH, from the coding sequence ATGCCCAAGATCAAATACATCGAGCACAACGGCAGGGAACACGAGGTCGAGGTTCCCGAAGGCTACAGCGTCATGGAAGGCGCGGTGAAGAACATGATCCCCGGCATCGACGCCGATTGCGGCGGCGCCTGCGCCTGCGCCACCTGCCACGTCTTCGTCGATCCGGCGTTCGAGGCCAAGATCCCGCCCAAGACCGACATGGAGGAAACCATGCTCGACTTCGCGCCGGAGATCGCGCCCAACAGCCGGCTCTCCTGCCAGATCAAGGTCACCAAGGAACTGGACGGCCTCATCGTCCGCATGCCCCACAGCCAGCACTAG
- a CDS encoding ferritin-like domain-containing protein has protein sequence MADGNITKDIVYEAVAPDDFESMIELDRYEKRSTAFDKIISATHDHFWDPLDKKYIDFDEPFDIENVQMMPDDQVFQLQIPYVREHLEKTGQKIKFANEMQLWGFSSILHGEQGALNLSASLCHVLKDQGAQEYAANQTREEARHVTAFAKYVKARWGRPRPCGTVLKALLVDIISAPEVYKKIIGMQMLVEGLAMGAFATGYKYNQDPLARKLFQLVMTDEAFHHKFGKIWADRTIPRMSQAERDVVEDWAAHCFQSLIMNLGSPQQQAQMYQEFGLDPEKVMAGLIELRASGRQRERLKESTNIFRVLIKTLLKAGLITDRTKAFYGMYVDMDELKGEGDRMVGDDIAEDGIRYLQEINFKDRSDAAAIRIAAE, from the coding sequence ATGGCCGACGGGAACATCACCAAGGACATCGTCTACGAGGCGGTGGCGCCGGACGATTTCGAATCGATGATCGAGCTTGATCGCTACGAAAAGCGCTCGACCGCCTTCGACAAGATCATCAGCGCGACCCACGACCATTTCTGGGACCCGCTCGACAAGAAATACATCGATTTCGACGAGCCGTTCGACATCGAGAACGTCCAGATGATGCCGGACGACCAGGTCTTCCAGCTCCAGATCCCTTACGTCCGCGAGCACCTGGAAAAGACCGGCCAGAAGATCAAATTCGCCAACGAGATGCAGCTCTGGGGCTTCTCTTCCATCCTGCATGGCGAGCAGGGCGCGCTGAATCTCTCCGCCTCGCTTTGCCATGTGCTGAAGGACCAGGGGGCGCAGGAATACGCCGCCAACCAGACCCGCGAAGAGGCGCGCCACGTCACCGCCTTCGCGAAATACGTCAAGGCGCGCTGGGGCCGCCCGCGCCCTTGCGGCACGGTGCTGAAGGCGCTGCTGGTCGACATCATCTCGGCGCCGGAGGTCTACAAGAAGATCATCGGCATGCAGATGCTGGTCGAGGGCCTCGCCATGGGCGCCTTCGCGACCGGCTACAAATACAACCAGGACCCGCTGGCGCGGAAGCTGTTCCAGCTCGTGATGACCGACGAGGCGTTCCATCACAAGTTCGGCAAGATCTGGGCCGATCGCACCATCCCGCGCATGTCGCAGGCCGAGCGCGATGTGGTGGAGGATTGGGCGGCGCACTGCTTCCAGTCGCTGATCATGAACCTCGGCAGCCCGCAGCAGCAGGCGCAGATGTACCAGGAGTTCGGCCTCGACCCGGAGAAGGTGATGGCCGGGCTGATCGAACTGCGCGCCAGCGGGCGGCAGCGCGAGCGGCTGAAGGAATCGACCAACATCTTCCGCGTACTGATCAAGACGCTGCTGAAGGCGGGCCTGATCACCGACCGCACCAAGGCGTTCTACGGCATGTATGTCGATATGGACGAACTCAAGGGCGAGGGCGACCGCATGGTCGGCGACGACATCGCCGAGGACGGCATCCGCTACCTGCAGGAGATCAACTTCAAGGACCGCAGCGACGCCGCCGCGATCCGCATCGCCGCGGAATAA
- a CDS encoding TetR family transcriptional regulator, whose translation MTNAAAFAPERSAPRRRDAEATRAAILAAAKTHFAKSGYDGAFLRDIAAEAGADAALINRYFGGKDGLFAAALKDSISPDGIYQWDRKSFGRDIAKMMANHAHEHSDRTHVFQFLLRAATSPATAPLLNEAVQARFMGPIREWIGGEGAPARARLLAAVFIGLLVERLVRDEPLAGPEREIFIERTAALLQSLVDQ comes from the coding sequence ATGACAAACGCTGCCGCCTTTGCTCCCGAGCGTTCCGCACCCCGTCGGCGCGATGCCGAAGCGACTCGCGCCGCCATCCTCGCCGCCGCCAAGACGCATTTTGCCAAGTCCGGCTATGACGGCGCCTTCCTGCGCGACATCGCCGCCGAGGCCGGCGCCGACGCGGCGCTGATCAACCGCTATTTCGGCGGCAAGGACGGGCTGTTCGCCGCCGCGCTTAAGGACTCGATCAGCCCCGACGGCATCTACCAGTGGGACCGCAAGAGCTTCGGCCGCGACATCGCCAAGATGATGGCCAACCACGCACATGAGCACAGCGATCGCACCCATGTCTTCCAGTTCCTGCTGCGCGCCGCCACCTCGCCGGCGACCGCGCCGCTGCTGAACGAGGCGGTGCAGGCGCGCTTCATGGGCCCGATCCGCGAATGGATCGGCGGCGAGGGCGCGCCGGCGCGGGCGCGGCTCTTGGCGGCGGTGTTCATCGGCCTTCTGGTGGAACGGCTGGTGCGCGACGAGCCGCTCGCCGGGCCCGAGCGCGAAATCTTCATCGAACGCACCGCGGCCTTGTTGCAGTCGCTGGTGGATCAATAA
- a CDS encoding S1/P1 nuclease codes for MTRPFSIAAASFAVALLAANPAGAWSRPGHMLTAAIAFDDLSAHDPAVLDTIAALLARHPDHGPFEVAADRTSGAERTLRLMMECARWPDDQRGTPFDHPTWHYAEVATAGAGAPADMPKAVSGQAIEALRLTLAEAGDPLAPVADRALALCWVMHLAGDIQQPLHNSTLYSATYPQGDAGGGKQFVRDPETGTVVSLHWYWDDRVNKSADPQTIKTLAANIETRFPRGGLSELSGPQEVAQWAAESHALAVQHAYPASLATATAEANAPTVPADYAKMSYEISSRRLALGGYRLADLLRAIAAAPVAKDAK; via the coding sequence ATGACCCGCCCGTTTTCGATTGCCGCGGCCTCGTTCGCCGTGGCGCTGCTTGCCGCCAATCCCGCCGGCGCCTGGAGCCGGCCCGGCCATATGCTGACGGCCGCCATCGCCTTCGACGATTTGAGCGCGCACGATCCCGCTGTGCTCGACACCATCGCGGCCCTGCTCGCCAGGCATCCCGATCACGGCCCGTTCGAAGTGGCGGCAGACCGGACCAGCGGCGCCGAGCGCACGCTGCGCCTGATGATGGAATGCGCCCGCTGGCCGGACGACCAGCGGGGCACGCCCTTCGACCATCCGACCTGGCATTATGCGGAAGTAGCGACGGCCGGCGCCGGCGCGCCCGCCGACATGCCGAAGGCGGTTTCCGGCCAGGCGATCGAGGCGCTGCGCCTCACGCTGGCCGAGGCCGGCGATCCGCTGGCGCCGGTCGCGGACCGGGCGCTGGCGCTGTGCTGGGTGATGCACCTGGCGGGCGACATTCAGCAGCCGCTGCACAATTCGACGCTCTATTCGGCGACCTATCCGCAGGGCGACGCGGGCGGCGGCAAGCAGTTCGTGCGCGATCCGGAGACCGGGACGGTGGTGAGCCTGCACTGGTACTGGGACGACCGGGTCAACAAGAGCGCCGATCCGCAGACGATCAAGACCCTCGCGGCCAACATCGAGACGCGCTTTCCGCGCGGCGGCCTGAGCGAATTGTCCGGGCCGCAGGAGGTCGCGCAATGGGCGGCGGAGAGCCACGCGCTGGCGGTGCAGCACGCCTATCCGGCAAGCCTCGCGACCGCCACGGCCGAGGCGAACGCACCGACCGTCCCGGCCGATTACGCGAAGATGAGCTACGAGATCTCGTCGCGGCGTCTGGCGCTCGGCGGCTATCGCCTGGCCGACCTGCTGCGCGCGATCGCGGCGGCCCCGGTGGCGAAGGATGCGAAGTAA
- a CDS encoding DUF3096 domain-containing protein codes for MHLDIVTLQPLIALIFGILILIVPRILNYLIAIYLILIGILGLFPHLLGHVTA; via the coding sequence ATGCATCTCGATATTGTGACGCTCCAGCCGCTGATCGCGCTGATCTTCGGCATTTTGATTCTGATCGTGCCGCGGATCCTCAATTACCTGATCGCCATCTACCTGATTCTGATCGGTATATTGGGGCTGTTTCCGCACCTGCTCGGCCATGTGACCGCCTGA
- a CDS encoding Glu/Leu/Phe/Val dehydrogenase family protein translates to MDVGILPADMPVNSGEAGGGTKFIAGYDQPGKAGGDSGPATALGVFSGLKAAVKHRLGVDTTKGMRVAIQGLGKVGMGVAKRLHAEGAKLIVADTNLKAVAEAVETLHAVAATPDQIVTCECDVLSPNALGAILNDQSIPRLSAKVVAGGANNQLARDHHGAMLRDLGILYAPDYVINGGGIIRVAAQIENWSDEEVDRRVLAIAETLSAIFTRAAKDGEPTNVIADRMAEERIARGKGAAAKAAE, encoded by the coding sequence ATGGATGTCGGCATCCTGCCGGCCGACATGCCGGTGAATTCTGGGGAAGCTGGCGGCGGCACCAAATTCATCGCGGGCTACGACCAGCCAGGCAAGGCGGGCGGCGACTCGGGCCCCGCCACCGCGCTCGGCGTGTTCTCAGGCCTCAAGGCGGCGGTGAAGCACCGCCTCGGCGTCGACACGACCAAGGGCATGCGCGTCGCGATCCAGGGCCTCGGCAAGGTCGGCATGGGCGTGGCCAAGCGGCTGCATGCCGAAGGCGCGAAGCTGATCGTCGCCGACACCAATCTCAAGGCGGTGGCCGAGGCGGTCGAAACGCTGCACGCCGTCGCCGCGACGCCGGACCAGATCGTGACCTGCGAATGCGACGTGCTGTCGCCCAACGCGCTCGGCGCGATCCTGAACGACCAGTCGATCCCGCGGCTTTCCGCCAAGGTCGTCGCCGGCGGCGCCAACAACCAGCTCGCCCGCGACCACCACGGCGCGATGCTGCGCGACCTGGGCATCCTCTATGCGCCGGACTATGTGATCAACGGCGGCGGCATCATCCGCGTCGCCGCCCAGATCGAGAACTGGAGCGACGAAGAGGTCGACCGCCGCGTCCTCGCCATCGCCGAGACGCTGAGCGCGATCTTCACCCGCGCCGCCAAGGACGGCGAGCCGACCAACGTGATCGCGGACCGGATGGCTGAGGAACGGATCGCACGGGGCAAAGGCGCGGCAGCGAAGGCGGCGGAGTGA
- a CDS encoding N-acyl homoserine lactonase family protein — protein sequence MAAELFAFTCGHVTGDRHGFLKGESGRITVPVPAYLIAHDQGKVLFDTGLNIELRQRQAQMLGPSAKDWQIDFPQGADIASQLARLGLTPSDIRYVVNSHLHYDHCGGNGFFPNATLVVHAKEWRAAQRPAMQAAGVYNPLDFAHMQSTREIEGELDLFGDDSVVVFPTPGHTPGHQSLRVRTASGTIVLAADCCYLRRTLEALHLPASLYKRDQMLESLALLRRMQSDGARIFYGHDPEFWETVPQAPRPVD from the coding sequence ATGGCGGCCGAACTCTTCGCCTTCACCTGCGGCCATGTCACCGGCGACCGCCACGGCTTCCTGAAAGGGGAGAGCGGCAGGATCACGGTCCCGGTGCCGGCCTATCTGATCGCGCACGATCAGGGAAAGGTCCTGTTCGACACCGGCCTCAACATCGAGCTGCGCCAGCGCCAGGCGCAGATGCTGGGCCCCTCGGCCAAGGATTGGCAGATCGATTTCCCGCAAGGCGCCGATATCGCGAGCCAGCTTGCCCGCCTCGGCCTCACGCCGTCCGACATCCGCTATGTCGTCAACTCGCACCTGCATTACGACCATTGCGGCGGCAATGGCTTCTTCCCGAACGCGACGCTGGTCGTCCATGCCAAGGAATGGCGCGCGGCGCAGCGTCCCGCCATGCAGGCCGCCGGCGTCTACAACCCGCTCGACTTCGCGCACATGCAAAGCACGCGCGAGATCGAGGGCGAGCTCGACCTCTTCGGCGACGACAGCGTGGTTGTCTTCCCGACTCCGGGCCACACCCCCGGCCACCAGTCGCTGCGCGTGCGCACCGCGAGCGGAACGATCGTGCTGGCGGCCGATTGCTGCTACCTGCGGCGCACGCTCGAGGCGCTGCATCTGCCGGCCAGCCTCTACAAGCGCGACCAGATGCTCGAAAGCCTGGCGCTGCTGCGCCGGATGCAATCCGACGGCGCCCGCATCTTCTACGGCCACGATCCGGAATTCTGGGAGACCGTGCCGCAGGCGCCGCGTCCGGTGGATTGA
- a CDS encoding thioredoxin family protein, with protein MVATGFGAWIWGVSRTFRPRGRGIGALVTLIAILAALSCLSFLKSAPAQASTINVTGIPSEPYSAARLAGLRAANRAVFVNATAAWCITCLVNDETALSRAAVRQAFADRHIAYLIADWTRRDPAITALLSAHGRSGVPLYLYYAPGAAEPKVLPQVLTEGEVLSALDGS; from the coding sequence ATGGTCGCGACCGGCTTCGGCGCCTGGATCTGGGGCGTCAGCCGAACCTTCCGCCCGCGCGGCCGGGGCATCGGCGCGCTGGTCACGCTGATCGCCATCCTCGCGGCGCTCTCCTGCCTCTCCTTCCTCAAATCCGCGCCGGCCCAGGCCAGCACGATCAACGTCACCGGCATCCCGTCGGAGCCCTATTCGGCCGCGCGGCTCGCCGGCCTGCGCGCCGCCAACAGAGCCGTGTTCGTCAACGCCACCGCCGCCTGGTGCATCACCTGCCTCGTCAACGACGAGACCGCGCTGTCGCGCGCCGCCGTCCGCCAGGCTTTCGCCGACAGGCACATCGCCTATCTGATCGCCGACTGGACGCGCCGCGATCCGGCGATCACCGCGCTTTTATCCGCCCACGGACGATCCGGCGTGCCGCTCTATCTCTACTACGCGCCCGGCGCCGCCGAGCCCAAGGTGCTGCCCCAGGTTCTGACCGAGGGCGAAGTCCTTTCCGCCCTGGACGGATCCTGA
- a CDS encoding protein-disulfide reductase DsbD domain-containing protein, with the protein MKRLLPLLFALSFAAPAAAQIDDLPKVHARLIAEHDRLAPGGTETVAFEQDIRPGWHTYWLNPGDVGQPTTLDWKLPAGWSFGPLQWPYPKRLPVGPFMDYGYEGKAWILSTVTAPKDAKPGEVVTLKAAATWLVCKEVCIPEDATLTLPVTIGTPTASPNAAGFAAARAKLPTPSPWATHYRLGDALDLFVAAKPLADAHPLHAEFFPLSDGMVNGPAAQGMGFASDGLVLRMAPGKKLAKTGGALEGVVVLTSVDGSIQPLLVKALPGPVPEAVFDTSGGESGIGLAAALLLAFLGGLILNLMPCVLPILAMKAFALSSLSGRDRAEAVRESFAYGSGAVLSFLALGGLLLALRGGGAAIGWGFQLQEPLVVAGFALLMFGVGLNLSGVFEVAGFGGGDSLTRAGGVAGSFFTGVLAVAVAAPCTAPFMAAALGYALTQTAALALGIFLALGLGFAAPFVLIAFRRS; encoded by the coding sequence ATGAAGCGGCTCTTGCCCCTGCTGTTCGCGCTGTCTTTCGCCGCCCCCGCCGCGGCGCAGATCGACGACCTGCCCAAGGTCCATGCGCGCCTGATCGCCGAGCACGACCGCCTCGCCCCCGGCGGCACCGAGACCGTCGCCTTCGAGCAGGACATCCGCCCCGGCTGGCACACCTACTGGCTGAACCCCGGCGATGTCGGCCAGCCGACGACGCTCGACTGGAAGCTCCCCGCCGGCTGGAGCTTTGGTCCGCTGCAATGGCCTTACCCCAAGCGCCTGCCGGTCGGCCCGTTCATGGATTACGGCTATGAGGGCAAGGCCTGGATCCTCTCCACCGTCACCGCGCCGAAGGATGCGAAGCCCGGCGAGGTCGTCACGCTGAAGGCGGCGGCGACCTGGCTCGTCTGCAAGGAAGTCTGCATTCCCGAAGACGCGACGCTGACCTTGCCGGTCACCATCGGCACGCCGACCGCTTCGCCGAACGCCGCCGGGTTCGCCGCCGCGCGCGCGAAATTGCCGACGCCTTCGCCCTGGGCGACGCATTATCGTCTCGGCGACGCGCTCGATCTCTTCGTCGCCGCCAAGCCGCTCGCCGACGCCCATCCGCTGCACGCCGAATTCTTTCCGCTGAGCGACGGGATGGTGAACGGACCGGCGGCGCAGGGCATGGGCTTCGCCTCCGACGGCCTGGTGCTGCGCATGGCGCCGGGCAAGAAGCTCGCCAAGACGGGCGGCGCGCTCGAAGGCGTGGTCGTTCTCACCTCGGTGGACGGCTCGATCCAGCCCCTGCTGGTCAAGGCGCTTCCCGGCCCGGTGCCCGAAGCCGTTTTCGATACCAGCGGCGGCGAAAGCGGGATCGGCCTTGCCGCCGCGCTGCTCCTCGCCTTCCTCGGCGGGTTGATCCTGAACCTGATGCCCTGCGTGCTGCCGATCCTGGCGATGAAGGCCTTCGCGCTGTCGTCGCTTTCTGGCCGCGACCGCGCCGAGGCGGTGCGCGAGAGCTTCGCCTATGGTAGCGGCGCGGTGCTGAGCTTCCTGGCGCTCGGCGGATTGCTGCTGGCGCTGCGCGGCGGCGGCGCCGCGATCGGCTGGGGCTTCCAGCTCCAGGAGCCGCTGGTCGTGGCGGGATTCGCGCTGCTGATGTTCGGCGTTGGCCTCAATCTCTCCGGCGTGTTCGAGGTCGCCGGCTTCGGCGGCGGCGACAGTCTCACCCGTGCCGGCGGTGTGGCGGGCTCGTTCTTCACCGGCGTGCTGGCGGTCGCGGTCGCCGCGCCCTGCACCGCGCCGTTCATGGCCGCCGCGCTCGGCTATGCGCTGACGCAGACCGCCGCGCTGGCGCTCGGTATCTTCCTGGCGCTCGGCCTCGGTTTCGCGGCGCCTTTCGTGCTGATCGCGTTTCGCCGCTCTTGA
- the rsmD gene encoding 16S rRNA (guanine(966)-N(2))-methyltransferase RsmD, giving the protein MRITGGEYRGRPLAEPADNRVRPTSDKVRQAIFNILAHNAFGFELDGAKVVDLFAGTGALGLEALSRGASFALFVDDSAESRALIRANVETLNLTGATKIWRRDATALGPLGAGAGGPFTLAFLDAPYRKGLSEKALASLAEGGWLAPGAVIVAETAADEALSAPAGFRALDARSYGETAVHILKGSAA; this is encoded by the coding sequence GTGCGCATCACCGGCGGGGAATATCGCGGCCGTCCGCTGGCCGAGCCGGCGGACAATCGGGTGCGGCCGACCTCCGACAAGGTGCGCCAGGCGATCTTCAACATCCTCGCGCACAACGCTTTCGGCTTCGAACTGGACGGCGCCAAGGTCGTCGACCTGTTCGCGGGAACCGGCGCGCTGGGGCTGGAGGCGCTCAGCCGGGGCGCCTCTTTCGCGCTGTTCGTCGACGACAGCGCCGAGAGCCGCGCGCTGATCCGCGCCAATGTCGAGACGCTGAACCTGACCGGCGCGACCAAGATCTGGCGGCGCGACGCCACCGCGCTGGGGCCGCTCGGCGCGGGCGCCGGCGGGCCGTTCACCCTCGCCTTCCTCGACGCGCCTTATCGCAAGGGGCTGAGCGAGAAAGCGCTGGCCAGCCTCGCCGAGGGCGGCTGGCTCGCCCCCGGCGCGGTGATCGTCGCGGAGACGGCGGCGGACGAGGCGCTATCGGCGCCCGCCGGCTTCCGGGCGCTCGATGCGCGAAGCTATGGCGAGACCGCGGTTCATATCCTCAAGGGGAGCGCAGCGTGA
- a CDS encoding GNAT family N-acetyltransferase — MTLTTTTFRPATADDARFLGWAMFMAARGHLPRGWFDIVLQRPVEFGVAFCTRLANAEARSWWHHSFFTVAEVDGVAAAAACAFADNAPYMVSDEAMAEASDRMGIGKAEQAELWPRGAFILNATTGEDDCWTIENVATWPDYRGRGVARALIAHMLREMGPPKRAQISFLIGNAPAEHCYRSCGFVFAEDKTDKVFEAAMGVPGIRRLARDL; from the coding sequence GTGACTCTCACGACCACGACCTTCCGCCCCGCCACCGCCGACGATGCCCGCTTCCTCGGCTGGGCGATGTTCATGGCGGCGCGCGGACATTTGCCGCGCGGCTGGTTCGACATCGTGCTCCAGCGGCCGGTCGAGTTCGGCGTCGCGTTCTGCACCCGGCTCGCCAATGCCGAGGCGCGGTCGTGGTGGCACCATTCCTTCTTCACGGTGGCCGAGGTCGACGGCGTGGCCGCCGCCGCGGCCTGCGCCTTCGCCGACAACGCGCCCTATATGGTCTCGGACGAAGCGATGGCCGAAGCCTCCGACAGGATGGGGATCGGCAAGGCGGAACAGGCCGAGCTGTGGCCGCGCGGCGCCTTCATCCTGAACGCGACGACCGGCGAGGACGATTGCTGGACGATCGAGAACGTCGCCACCTGGCCGGATTATCGCGGCCGCGGCGTGGCGCGGGCGCTGATCGCGCACATGCTGCGCGAGATGGGTCCGCCGAAACGGGCGCAGATCAGCTTTCTGATCGGCAACGCGCCGGCCGAGCATTGCTACCGTTCCTGCGGCTTCGTGTTCGCGGAAGACAAAACGGACAAGGTATTCGAGGCGGCGATGGGCGTGCCGGGCATCCGGCGGCTGGCGCGGGATCTTTGA
- a CDS encoding pentapeptide repeat-containing protein, translating into MLKNYYSEPRKVLTQQELNAVLLAHERLLAYQKGAAKAELARTKLDRLNLANRNLAEADFSFASLVGATAFGTNLERANLHCADLRDCDFTSARMIKTDMRGASICGAKLSFAKLDGADLRAATVAYKGPGAVAEETVRVDFANASLKGASFGHARLDGVNFTGAILEGANFKNARLSNVSFKNAVLTGVNVADLDLPPEAFEGCVMDVTDEAAAKAEDLAAMLEAHALCIASAATRGAQAVFDGEDLRVVRGRFAARPLTGISIRGAMAIGVDFSDSQLQGARFDGSDLRECNFTGADLRGASFRNCKLAHAEFEKANLGSLKLANGKTLAPDFTGADASKTQFFHAVLETNIGALGLGAPAAVAA; encoded by the coding sequence ATGCTCAAGAACTATTATTCCGAGCCGCGAAAAGTGCTGACGCAGCAGGAGCTGAACGCGGTCCTGCTGGCGCATGAGCGGCTCCTCGCCTACCAGAAAGGCGCCGCCAAGGCGGAGCTGGCGCGCACCAAGCTCGACCGCCTCAACCTCGCCAACCGCAATCTGGCCGAGGCCGATTTCTCCTTCGCCTCGCTGGTCGGCGCGACCGCGTTCGGCACCAATCTGGAGCGCGCCAATCTGCACTGCGCCGATCTGCGCGACTGCGACTTCACGTCCGCGCGCATGATCAAGACCGACATGCGCGGCGCCTCGATCTGCGGCGCCAAGCTGTCCTTCGCCAAGCTCGACGGCGCCGATCTGCGCGCCGCGACCGTCGCCTATAAGGGCCCCGGCGCGGTCGCCGAGGAGACCGTGCGCGTCGATTTCGCCAACGCCTCGCTCAAGGGCGCGTCGTTCGGCCATGCCCGGCTGGACGGGGTGAATTTCACCGGCGCGATCCTGGAAGGCGCGAACTTCAAGAACGCGCGGCTCTCCAATGTCAGCTTCAAGAACGCGGTGCTCACCGGCGTGAACGTCGCCGATCTCGACCTGCCGCCCGAAGCGTTCGAAGGCTGCGTGATGGACGTCACCGACGAGGCCGCCGCCAAGGCCGAAGACCTCGCGGCGATGCTGGAGGCGCACGCGCTCTGCATCGCCAGCGCCGCCACCCGCGGCGCGCAGGCGGTGTTCGACGGCGAGGATTTGCGCGTGGTGCGCGGACGCTTCGCCGCAAGGCCGCTGACCGGCATTTCGATCCGCGGCGCCATGGCCATCGGCGTCGATTTCTCCGACAGCCAGCTTCAGGGCGCGCGCTTCGACGGCAGCGATCTGCGCGAATGCAACTTCACCGGCGCCGATCTGCGTGGCGCCTCGTTCCGCAACTGCAAGCTCGCCCATGCCGAATTCGAGAAGGCCAATCTCGGCAGCCTCAAGCTGGCGAACGGCAAGACGCTGGCGCCCGATTTCACCGGCGCCGACGCCTCCAAGACGCAGTTCTTCCACGCGGTGCTGGAGACCAATATCGGCGCGCTCGGCCTCGGCGCCCCGGCGGCCGTGGCGGCGTAG